CAACAGAGCCAGAGTGGAAAGATCTCTCAATCGATTTAAGTCTTGGAGGAGATGGAGATCTTCATGTTACCAAGGAAAAAATTACAAGTCATACTTCAACAGTTCCTTTGTATGAAATTACAAGCGCACCTCAAGGGGCTGGAAGTGACGTATTTGTTACTTATAACAATTTTGCCAGAGGTGGGAAAAAACCTAGCATAGTATGCAGCAGTCATATGGCAATTTTTACACAACTTTTGAGTGATATCCGCTTCCGTCCAGAGAACACTAAAAGTCGAAAAATAATTCCTAAGGTTGCTGAACGATATGTTCAATGGTTAAGTAGCATCGTATTTCTTGAGCCTGAGCCAAGCTCAATGCGCTCTTATGGTCATAAAGTTGATAAGGTACTCAAAGAGCATGGTGAAAACCTTTCAGGGGTAATCTATAACTTATGTCTTAACCCAAATGTCAAAAGTTCGGTTCTGGATTTCGTTCAAAGTTTGCCTGAACAGGATATTGAAAATATCGATTTCATAGAAACACCTCGTGATGAGGTTATGCTACAGCTAACTGAAACCTTTGGCGGTGCATCGACTACCTATGATGCTTCCATACTTTCAGATGGAACTTTACGCGTGCTCTCTATTGCTGCAGCAATGCTTTCTGCACCTGAGCAAAGTTTAGTTGTTATTGAAGAAATCGATAACGGCGTACATCCTAGCAGAGCAGCAGATTTGTTAGAGCGGATTTCTAGTATTGCAAAGAACCGTGATTTACGGGTTCTAATTAGCAGCCATAATCCCGCACTTCTTGATGCCCTGCCTGATGAAGCCATTCCTGAAACTGTATTTTGCTATCGAAGTCCTCAAGATGGATCAAGTCAGTTAGTTAGATTGCAGGACATTCCCGACTATCCCGAACTCATTGCTCAGGGGTCTGTTGGGCACCTCATGACTCGCGGACTATTAGAACGGTTTGTTAAGCAACATCCCGGAACAGAGCAGAAAAAGAAGAAAGCAATGGAGTGGCTAGCTTCTCTCGCTGTGGTAGGGGAACCGAGAGAATGAAAGCAGTTGCAATTGTTGATACATCTATATTCTGCAATGTTCTCGATATTCCTCATATGAATAGTGAACGGACTCAGGTAATGCAAAAGTTGAAAGATTTACTTGAGGAAAGTACTAATCTTCTTCTACCTATGGCTGCCGTCTATGAAACAGGGAATCATATTGCTCAACTCAGTGATGGTGGAAACCGGCGTCAATTTGCTGAAGTTTTCATTGAGCAAGTCAAGAAAGCGATAAAAGGGGAAGCACCTTGGCAAGTTATGCAGCTGCCAGATATGGAGGAGGTTGGAGAATGGCTAAGTAACTTTCCTGATTCAGCAATGCGTGGCGCAGGTATGGGAGACTTATCAATAATCAAAGAGTGGGAGAAGACGATTAGGATAACGCCCAATCACCGTATTTTTATATGGTCTTTAGATGGCGATCTTCAGGGATATGATCATATTCCTTGATCCTAATAATTAAGCTTTAGCTAGCAGTGTTGACTTTTATGCAAAAATCTGTTCCCTTTCGAGAAAATCTTATTGATTCTAGGCTTTCGCAAAAAGCTGACAATTCAAATGCAGCGGACAGTTTTGAGCCGTTGCTGCTGAGTTTAAGGTTGTCTGCTGCCGATGATTTGAGCCGTTCCCTCTCCAGGCAAGCCTTTGACTTGAGAAAGTCGCATCAATGCGTCGCAACCTCCTCGGAACCTAACGCTATGATTTGCTGCCGTAGTAGAAGGCGATTTCTCTGTCTTTGAGGGGCGCAAAGCCAGCTTCCTGCAGCATGTGCTCCAGATCAGCCAGGGAAAAGTGCTTGGCACCGATGCGGAGGATGCGCGATGGCCCTTCAGGGCCGGTCTAGCCCCTCTGGGGCGGCGTCGCCTTTTATGTCGCCCTGCGAAATGACCATCGCATCGTATTGGTGACGCCACTGCGCTACCACTGGGCTTCCTTGGCCATCACCCGCCGATACAGCTCCAGCTTGGCCGCAGGGATGGGGCTGCCATCGAGGTCAATGCCCTGGGCAAGGGCCTGATCAACGGCATCGGCGCCCGTGGTGGTGGGGTGGGTCATCGGTATCCTCGTGAATCAATCGATAAATCGATCCGCATCCTATCAGAAAAAATCCCCCGGCGCCTTGGC
This portion of the Halomicronema hongdechloris C2206 genome encodes:
- a CDS encoding AAA family ATPase, whose amino-acid sequence is MLTQIELKNFKSYRSGTLQLGRLTVLIGANASGKSNVIEALRLLARIAEGERLSLLGGPYKQDETIFRGGVENLGYRGSKSFGLSCVTTEPEWKDLSIDLSLGGDGDLHVTKEKITSHTSTVPLYEITSAPQGAGSDVFVTYNNFARGGKKPSIVCSSHMAIFTQLLSDIRFRPENTKSRKIIPKVAERYVQWLSSIVFLEPEPSSMRSYGHKVDKVLKEHGENLSGVIYNLCLNPNVKSSVLDFVQSLPEQDIENIDFIETPRDEVMLQLTETFGGASTTYDASILSDGTLRVLSIAAAMLSAPEQSLVVIEEIDNGVHPSRAADLLERISSIAKNRDLRVLISSHNPALLDALPDEAIPETVFCYRSPQDGSSQLVRLQDIPDYPELIAQGSVGHLMTRGLLERFVKQHPGTEQKKKKAMEWLASLAVVGEPRE